A region from the Bacteroidota bacterium genome encodes:
- a CDS encoding T9SS type A sorting domain-containing protein yields MKKQVSLTVNRMLVLIAGMLVTGVFQISAQSMTGRPVLDHESADQGNAVSRLAKSTVSSTLVGDMANSYATQAPGTNQIAYDPSSGFLVIVKRRGPSDYQIPAGSGRIAYHTSLDGGTSWLPAQNANHSMPTFLGRHPNLAIRNDGESVRLVTQWAELINGNFGGFGSVVSDINSQGGFPFIYDQWYSTEFMLGQDTLQWGIPGEIAVEQGSYLWAGTNVMNNSSLYLIRSDEGAGWSVVHTIPDVQNGGVVITANHLRGDFYGNQGWFVATVQPDSLYALNTGLSLGHGVFYPYLIHIDNGNVISEYLVDIYQMAMNLGIPVNNITYNYDMVTDHNGDFHAFFELYGLDNSNHGVYELKSTDNGSGQSRSLSLVSPLGHTDWVYGTDPLNTRSEIDAARDDNGEALFVKWLDIDPLDPNGTSEIMVSGRGVNASVWSTPLAVNDNDSQMQFFTQMAPRVSSLGEGMYQLHVMWTGVGTDGTSQIVGTAPASIYYNGPQIALETYSGITDIAEAKLAPLGTRVTVTGRVTVGPEFGGPVYIQDMTGGIPIYDFTEHPPVSIGDSVVVTGAVAEFGSVGGHPGSGQTLINGENIVWDVVDTYQRYLPAMPMTLSSFGEGQEGMLVTIYNVGLNGSGTFTENTNYLIRDLTAGSVMRISGPTNLVGTPIPSGIFHVTGVISQFEGVYQLMPRSQSDIYPDPSYKKVSFEVNTAFVQDTIRAGNGTQVKIAGSGMFGDWANYQTMPPLTNVRGDLWYGMIPIPAGNFSGVFKVVTTSQSGTGWDRYANPGFVVYNDTTIKIVSTGLPEVYEDPITGQQIMRDQSWNPLKIAKGGSDSIAVHFRVNMEDQRFFPRETGELFVRGNMIDESWSMTQRGKLYPEVRHDDLCCGNGIYPADQHFYSRIVLIDPAFRGQYEYKFVQKNGELITWEENIHYMGEPDLANNGNRKFFLNGDTTLAWKYWNNKRPTAPSQNSFASSMSVPAAFANDSNPEPGANPSVFQQLGTDLTVEAWVFLTNLPDAVDPEGPPVKNRSVLLSRPGSFNLQVYHDTTRYAFAFVVFNQDGQRMQVKSNMIPETGVWYHLAGAYNGSELRLYINGNEDGLVTGTGTVAPGTGGFYTGTSSSNNPFFGLLDEVRLWDDYHHWSQINQSMMVTLDPHTPGLIGYWPMETLQYSQMGKWFTPDVTSNQNHLVVKDYNSMIGAPFLHEVLLPVSYIHFDRTDLIAGSPGVIRVTTDGWPERGDITFHNMPAGATFDGEYLSWAPPEGMSGFYTFSVSANNGVGSFYFTDIPVYIYKYPLSNEILTNDILSTSVQSDGTLGVGEGFRLLGANGLYEGQLIVGVSGNQVSGAVSTGKYEWGPLAPIRRIKSTYRGFENAVEARFSDSRIYSNPIGLDVKLVATMDDAEMGPRFGIYDYEIRNTNGYPLSNLYVGLAMDWDVDSAAANLSGFETDIQLSYVYAPAPKNNNNYYGMVILNWETSGAATWNSFLPHQEQDSVLYNLLTQYSIQESTPADVRTMVSAGPFWLESQQNVKVIYAVLAAPSLQELRDAAWSAYYSYEASRPYYKNIALSPGWNLIGFGGTLYNDSTQVALSSVMNKLRVALGFENEGLTWSPQVPPEMNTLQTMDGYSGYWMKMKDFANLDVTGYPFAPNTPIPLNAGWNLVSFLGPNDIPLNWTLQDLGDNLELVLGFEYGGLTYDPTIPMEFNTLLTMKENHGYWIKVREATNLVYRGYGVIDGGKESVLANLKKKPAKHVAVDSPEGLVPTSEWMSVYASSVKADNLLLKQGTVVTARDESGILCGYTVAKADGQFGLMAIYRDDPATPEDEGATPGSPIQLFAGDQLLVSGLEWKGMGAIVDISNVVTSAGEGSGLPTTFALKQNYPNPFNPSTVIRYELPAESHVTIKVYSLTGEEVATLVDQVVPAGYQTVTWNGQTSGGSRVASGMYFYRIQAGSFTRTMKMILLK; encoded by the coding sequence ATGAAAAAACAGGTATCGTTGACAGTAAACAGGATGCTGGTTCTCATCGCAGGAATGCTTGTTACCGGAGTGTTTCAAATTTCTGCCCAATCCATGACAGGGAGACCTGTTCTGGACCATGAATCTGCGGACCAGGGGAACGCCGTTTCACGGTTGGCAAAGTCCACCGTTTCCTCAACTTTAGTGGGAGACATGGCCAATTCCTATGCCACCCAGGCCCCCGGAACCAACCAGATCGCCTATGATCCTTCTTCCGGATTCCTGGTCATTGTAAAACGGCGGGGACCCTCTGACTATCAGATTCCGGCGGGCAGTGGGCGCATTGCCTATCATACCAGTCTGGATGGAGGAACTTCCTGGTTACCGGCTCAGAATGCCAATCACAGCATGCCAACCTTTTTAGGCCGACATCCCAATCTCGCCATCCGGAATGACGGGGAAAGTGTTCGACTGGTTACCCAATGGGCCGAACTGATCAATGGAAATTTTGGAGGTTTTGGATCGGTGGTTTCCGATATCAATTCGCAAGGCGGATTTCCCTTCATCTATGACCAATGGTACAGCACTGAGTTTATGCTGGGTCAGGATACCCTTCAATGGGGGATCCCGGGTGAAATTGCTGTCGAACAGGGTTCTTACCTGTGGGCAGGAACCAACGTGATGAATAACTCCAGCCTGTATCTGATCCGGTCAGATGAAGGGGCCGGCTGGTCGGTGGTTCATACCATTCCCGATGTTCAGAATGGAGGAGTTGTTATTACAGCCAACCATTTACGGGGTGACTTTTATGGCAATCAAGGATGGTTTGTGGCAACGGTTCAGCCAGATTCTCTCTATGCACTCAACACTGGTTTGTCGCTGGGGCATGGTGTCTTTTACCCATATCTGATCCATATTGACAATGGAAATGTGATCTCAGAGTATTTGGTTGATATCTACCAGATGGCCATGAATCTGGGGATTCCGGTTAACAACATTACCTACAATTACGACATGGTCACTGACCACAATGGTGATTTTCATGCCTTTTTTGAGCTTTATGGTCTCGATAACAGCAACCATGGAGTGTATGAACTGAAATCGACCGATAACGGATCCGGCCAGTCCCGGTCACTCAGCCTGGTCAGCCCGCTGGGTCACACCGATTGGGTCTATGGGACCGATCCGCTTAACACCCGGTCAGAGATCGATGCGGCCAGGGATGACAATGGTGAGGCGCTGTTTGTAAAATGGCTCGATATCGATCCCCTCGATCCGAATGGAACCAGTGAAATCATGGTTTCGGGCCGTGGAGTTAATGCTTCCGTCTGGTCCACGCCGTTAGCCGTTAACGACAATGACAGTCAGATGCAGTTTTTTACGCAGATGGCTCCACGGGTCAGCAGTCTGGGAGAAGGAATGTACCAGTTGCACGTGATGTGGACAGGTGTGGGAACGGATGGAACCAGTCAGATAGTTGGTACCGCCCCTGCTTCCATTTATTACAATGGTCCGCAGATTGCCCTCGAAACCTATTCGGGCATCACTGATATTGCCGAAGCCAAATTGGCACCTCTGGGTACCCGAGTCACCGTGACTGGTCGGGTAACAGTTGGTCCCGAATTCGGTGGACCTGTTTACATTCAGGACATGACCGGTGGAATTCCGATTTACGATTTTACCGAGCATCCACCTGTTTCGATTGGTGATTCAGTGGTGGTGACAGGTGCGGTTGCCGAGTTTGGCTCGGTGGGCGGGCACCCCGGATCGGGTCAGACACTGATCAATGGTGAAAATATCGTCTGGGATGTGGTTGACACTTATCAACGATATTTACCTGCCATGCCCATGACACTGTCCTCCTTTGGGGAAGGCCAGGAAGGGATGCTTGTTACTATATATAATGTGGGATTGAACGGTTCAGGAACCTTTACAGAAAACACCAATTACCTGATCCGCGACCTGACTGCCGGATCGGTTATGCGGATATCCGGACCTACCAACCTGGTGGGAACGCCCATTCCATCCGGAATCTTTCATGTCACTGGGGTCATCTCTCAATTCGAAGGTGTGTATCAGCTGATGCCCCGGTCCCAGTCGGATATTTATCCGGATCCATCCTACAAAAAAGTGTCTTTTGAAGTAAACACAGCTTTCGTTCAGGATACCATCCGGGCCGGTAACGGAACCCAGGTGAAAATCGCAGGCAGTGGCATGTTCGGTGACTGGGCCAATTACCAGACCATGCCACCGCTCACCAATGTGAGGGGTGATTTGTGGTATGGAATGATTCCCATACCTGCCGGTAACTTTTCGGGAGTTTTCAAGGTTGTCACCACTTCCCAGTCCGGAACCGGTTGGGACCGGTACGCTAATCCGGGCTTTGTGGTTTACAATGATACCACCATTAAAATTGTATCAACAGGTCTTCCCGAGGTGTATGAAGACCCCATCACGGGACAACAGATCATGCGGGATCAATCATGGAATCCGCTGAAAATCGCAAAGGGCGGGTCGGATAGTATCGCTGTTCATTTCCGGGTGAACATGGAAGATCAGCGATTTTTCCCACGTGAGACGGGGGAACTGTTCGTCAGAGGGAATATGATTGATGAATCATGGAGCATGACCCAAAGAGGAAAATTGTATCCCGAGGTCAGGCATGATGACCTGTGCTGCGGCAATGGCATTTACCCGGCCGATCAGCACTTTTATTCGCGCATTGTACTGATCGATCCTGCCTTCAGGGGCCAGTATGAATACAAGTTTGTTCAAAAAAACGGCGAATTGATTACCTGGGAAGAAAATATCCACTACATGGGTGAGCCGGATCTTGCCAACAATGGTAACCGGAAGTTTTTCCTGAATGGAGATACCACCCTTGCCTGGAAATACTGGAATAACAAACGTCCGACGGCACCCAGCCAGAATTCCTTTGCCAGCTCAATGTCAGTTCCGGCAGCATTCGCCAATGATTCCAACCCAGAGCCGGGAGCCAATCCGTCAGTCTTTCAGCAATTGGGTACTGATCTCACGGTTGAAGCGTGGGTGTTTTTGACCAATCTGCCTGATGCAGTTGATCCGGAAGGTCCGCCCGTGAAAAACCGTTCGGTTCTGTTAAGCCGGCCGGGAAGCTTTAACCTTCAGGTTTATCACGATACCACCCGTTATGCCTTTGCTTTTGTGGTATTCAATCAGGATGGGCAACGGATGCAGGTGAAATCAAACATGATTCCGGAAACAGGTGTATGGTATCATCTGGCCGGTGCCTATAACGGAAGCGAGCTCAGACTTTACATCAATGGAAATGAGGACGGATTGGTTACAGGAACAGGAACAGTGGCACCGGGAACCGGTGGCTTCTATACAGGTACCAGTTCGAGCAATAATCCTTTCTTTGGTCTGCTTGATGAAGTTCGTCTGTGGGATGACTACCATCACTGGTCTCAGATCAACCAGTCTATGATGGTAACCCTTGACCCTCATACACCGGGCCTGATTGGCTATTGGCCGATGGAAACACTCCAATACAGTCAGATGGGCAAATGGTTTACTCCGGATGTAACTTCTAACCAGAATCATCTGGTGGTAAAAGACTACAACAGTATGATCGGGGCTCCGTTCCTGCATGAAGTTCTGTTGCCGGTCAGTTATATCCACTTTGACAGAACCGATTTGATTGCCGGTTCGCCGGGGGTTATCAGAGTCACCACTGACGGATGGCCAGAAAGAGGCGATATCACCTTCCACAACATGCCTGCTGGTGCCACTTTTGATGGTGAGTATCTTTCCTGGGCCCCGCCGGAAGGTATGTCTGGTTTTTACACGTTCTCCGTATCAGCCAATAATGGAGTCGGAAGTTTCTACTTTACCGATATCCCGGTTTACATCTACAAGTACCCGCTGAGCAATGAAATTCTGACCAATGATATCCTTTCCACCTCGGTGCAATCCGACGGGACATTGGGTGTGGGTGAAGGTTTCCGGTTACTGGGAGCAAATGGTTTGTATGAAGGCCAGCTGATTGTAGGTGTGTCTGGAAATCAGGTTTCTGGTGCCGTCTCTACAGGTAAATATGAATGGGGACCGCTTGCTCCGATCCGCCGGATCAAATCGACTTACCGGGGTTTTGAAAATGCAGTGGAAGCCCGGTTCAGTGATTCAAGAATCTACAGCAATCCGATTGGTCTCGATGTGAAACTGGTTGCTACCATGGATGATGCCGAGATGGGTCCGCGGTTTGGTATTTATGATTATGAAATCAGGAACACCAATGGGTATCCGCTATCCAATCTGTATGTCGGTCTGGCCATGGATTGGGATGTGGATTCGGCTGCCGCTAATCTGTCGGGATTCGAAACGGATATCCAATTGAGTTATGTCTATGCACCGGCTCCAAAAAACAACAACAATTATTACGGGATGGTTATCCTGAATTGGGAAACCTCGGGTGCGGCAACCTGGAATTCGTTTTTGCCCCATCAGGAGCAAGATTCGGTACTTTATAACTTGCTGACGCAATATTCCATTCAGGAATCAACACCCGCCGATGTGAGAACCATGGTTTCTGCCGGGCCTTTCTGGTTAGAAAGTCAGCAGAACGTGAAGGTCATCTATGCGGTGCTTGCAGCTCCTTCGCTTCAGGAATTGCGTGATGCTGCCTGGTCGGCCTATTATTCCTATGAGGCATCCCGACCCTACTATAAAAACATCGCTCTGTCACCCGGCTGGAATCTGATCGGATTCGGTGGAACGTTATATAATGATTCCACCCAGGTGGCCTTATCATCTGTCATGAATAAACTGCGGGTGGCACTTGGTTTCGAAAATGAAGGATTGACCTGGTCACCACAGGTTCCGCCTGAAATGAACACCCTTCAGACCATGGACGGCTACAGTGGATACTGGATGAAAATGAAAGATTTTGCCAATCTGGATGTGACTGGCTATCCGTTTGCACCAAACACTCCCATTCCGCTGAATGCCGGATGGAATCTGGTCAGTTTCCTGGGCCCGAATGATATACCGCTTAACTGGACGCTTCAGGATCTGGGTGACAATCTCGAACTGGTACTGGGATTTGAATACGGCGGACTTACCTACGATCCAACCATTCCAATGGAATTCAATACCCTGCTCACCATGAAGGAAAATCACGGTTACTGGATTAAGGTGAGGGAAGCAACCAACCTGGTTTACCGGGGCTATGGGGTGATTGATGGCGGGAAGGAATCTGTTCTTGCCAATCTGAAAAAGAAACCAGCCAAACATGTGGCAGTTGACAGTCCGGAAGGTTTAGTGCCTACTTCTGAATGGATGTCGGTGTACGCCAGTTCGGTTAAAGCAGATAACCTGCTGCTTAAACAAGGAACGGTTGTGACGGCACGTGACGAATCAGGAATTCTCTGCGGCTATACAGTGGCCAAAGCAGATGGACAGTTTGGTCTGATGGCCATTTACAGGGATGATCCGGCCACTCCGGAAGATGAAGGTGCCACACCGGGCTCACCCATTCAGCTATTCGCCGGTGATCAGTTGCTGGTGTCAGGTCTTGAGTGGAAGGGAATGGGCGCCATCGTGGACATTTCCAATGTGGTTACATCGGCCGGGGAAGGATCCGGATTGCCAACCACGTTTGCTCTGAAGCAAAACTATCCGAATCCGTTTAATCCTTCGACGGTAATCCGGTATGAGTTACCTGCAGAAAGCCATGTGACCATCAAAGTCTATTCCCTGACCGGTGAAGAAGTTGCCACACTCGTGGATCAGGTGGTACCGGCTGGCTATCAGACAGTGACATGGAATGGCCAGACTTCGGGTGGCAGTCGTGTGGCAAGCGGCATGTATTTCTACCGGATACAAGCTGGTTCATTTACCAGAACGATGAAAATGATTCTTCTGAAGTGA
- a CDS encoding T9SS type A sorting domain-containing protein, with the protein MYDRFFLLISCLFLFFSVEAQPSNKNAGSSQLSAGYSQFQFLDAPAFRMWFENNGNIQNQSATGGIEYPKNSDKVTLFCGGFAVSGYKEDSLYTAWMTSSSRIEEWQPGNISNDGFPVDPNTKKFRVFKYKHGDVLTSNPDIADWPVELGADFHDYNHNGIYDPQKGDLPKIFGSEMIWFVINDGVAPQSRLMGSKPMGLEAQVSAFWVDDKSEVYNHSVILIYKLINKGKHQINDMIFSLWSDPDVGRLNDDMIGVDTTRITRQGVFDKEKGEPRSLAYCYNETNNDADYGSAPPALGQGFLLGPQVQTGQTTDTAFVFGHPKIGFKELPMDSFVKFARGDPTLPYPFSATEARNYQKGYKFNGTSFIPYLEGIGGTSSDNPRIVHPGYPEQGTGWRDGRGEDKSMLISSRPFTMAVGDTQVIMATYLVGKGTDNLNSIFKLRSQIDVMKTSIDKLLRVDTPEPAFGTLELDVKNQFNQPIKEFWVNVTPFNSTINLEDGFLFKTEREKQTLFLYGGDYWVSIISNPKGWGILPDTTDKVVSITKSSVSSLNFKVNEQPGYKEEKWENDPISGQILNWQRGVKGDTTLSTTSQTNWTGTNGTIRLSSSYKGQWTLQTTVDLSEFDQAGLSFTISARLRDSDTFRVQIRNQSAENWITVDEFRTMFDVNFVRHNYDLPSILSFSEPIEIRFRFIKKSSSASFVYLDDFLIAEDVGVGVESEPVVQPSAFQLLSAYPNPFNPSTTLRWVQSHAGEVNLRVFNLLGQQVMSLPVTRPAGEQIAELDFSKLASGVYLVNAEARGEQTKPIRVVLIK; encoded by the coding sequence ATGTATGATAGATTTTTTCTTCTAATCTCATGCCTGTTTTTATTTTTCTCTGTTGAGGCACAACCTTCAAATAAGAATGCTGGTAGTTCACAATTATCAGCAGGCTATTCTCAATTTCAATTTCTGGATGCCCCTGCTTTCAGGATGTGGTTTGAGAACAATGGAAATATTCAGAATCAATCGGCTACCGGAGGAATTGAGTATCCGAAAAATTCTGATAAGGTCACTCTTTTTTGTGGAGGTTTTGCGGTAAGCGGATACAAAGAGGATAGTCTTTACACTGCATGGATGACATCCAGTTCACGAATTGAAGAATGGCAACCAGGTAACATTAGCAATGATGGATTCCCGGTTGATCCAAACACAAAAAAATTCAGGGTTTTTAAATACAAGCATGGTGATGTTCTGACCTCAAACCCTGACATTGCTGATTGGCCGGTTGAGTTGGGGGCCGACTTTCATGATTATAACCACAACGGGATATATGATCCCCAAAAAGGTGATCTGCCGAAAATTTTTGGCTCTGAAATGATTTGGTTTGTAATCAATGATGGAGTCGCACCACAAAGTAGGCTTATGGGAAGTAAACCGATGGGACTGGAAGCACAGGTGTCTGCTTTTTGGGTCGATGACAAATCAGAGGTATACAATCATTCTGTCATCCTGATTTACAAACTGATTAACAAAGGAAAGCATCAGATAAATGACATGATATTTTCCTTGTGGTCCGATCCGGATGTGGGGCGGTTAAATGATGATATGATTGGGGTTGATACGACGAGAATAACCAGGCAGGGAGTATTTGATAAAGAAAAAGGGGAGCCTCGTTCATTGGCTTATTGTTACAATGAAACCAATAATGACGCAGACTATGGTTCCGCGCCTCCTGCATTGGGTCAAGGATTTTTACTTGGACCGCAGGTACAAACAGGGCAAACGACGGATACTGCCTTTGTTTTTGGCCACCCAAAGATTGGCTTTAAGGAATTACCCATGGATTCCTTTGTGAAGTTTGCTCGTGGGGACCCTACATTGCCTTATCCTTTTTCTGCGACAGAAGCTCGCAATTACCAGAAGGGCTACAAGTTTAATGGCACATCCTTTATACCATATCTCGAAGGAATAGGTGGCACCAGTTCAGACAATCCAAGAATCGTCCACCCGGGATATCCTGAGCAAGGTACTGGTTGGCGTGACGGCAGGGGTGAGGATAAAAGTATGTTGATCAGTTCAAGGCCCTTCACAATGGCTGTTGGAGATACACAAGTTATTATGGCAACCTATTTAGTTGGAAAGGGTACAGATAATTTAAACAGCATTTTCAAACTAAGATCCCAAATTGATGTGATGAAAACATCAATTGATAAACTTTTAAGGGTCGATACTCCTGAACCAGCGTTTGGTACACTTGAATTGGATGTAAAGAACCAGTTTAATCAACCTATCAAGGAATTTTGGGTTAATGTCACGCCCTTTAATTCAACGATTAATCTGGAAGATGGTTTTTTGTTCAAAACAGAAAGGGAAAAGCAGACCTTATTCTTATATGGAGGGGATTACTGGGTATCTATTATCAGTAACCCTAAGGGATGGGGTATTTTACCAGATACAACAGATAAGGTTGTTTCTATTACCAAATCTTCTGTTTCAAGTCTTAATTTCAAGGTTAATGAACAACCCGGGTATAAAGAAGAAAAGTGGGAAAATGACCCGATCTCAGGACAGATACTCAATTGGCAACGTGGCGTGAAGGGAGATACCACTTTGAGTACAACATCTCAAACAAACTGGACTGGAACCAATGGTACGATAAGGCTAAGTTCCAGTTACAAGGGTCAATGGACGCTTCAGACGACTGTTGACCTTTCGGAATTTGATCAGGCTGGTCTATCGTTCACCATTTCCGCCAGATTACGTGATTCAGACACCTTCAGAGTTCAGATCCGAAATCAGTCAGCAGAGAACTGGATTACAGTAGATGAATTTCGGACCATGTTCGATGTAAACTTTGTCAGGCATAACTATGATTTACCATCCATTTTGTCTTTTTCTGAACCGATAGAAATCAGATTTCGTTTCATCAAAAAATCATCCTCAGCCTCATTTGTTTATTTAGATGATTTCCTGATTGCCGAAGATGTTGGCGTAGGCGTCGAATCAGAACCGGTTGTTCAGCCTTCTGCTTTTCAACTCCTGTCGGCGTACCCGAATCCGTTTAACCCGTCGACCACGCTGCGCTGGGTTCAGTCACATGCCGGTGAGGTAAATCTGCGGGTATTTAATCTGCTGGGTCAGCAGGTGATGTCACTTCCGGTGACCCGTCCGGCAGGTGAGCAGATTGCTGAGCTTGATTTCAGCAAGCTGGCATCGGGTGTTTATCTGGTCAACGCCGAAGCCCGGGGCGAACAAACTAAACCGATTCGGGTGGTTTTGATTAAGTAA
- a CDS encoding T9SS type A sorting domain-containing protein has product MQQPLLLLLAFVFFSQPSHANQGDKKSDPPKRQSSFVDFEFLDAPAYRIYFENNGNIQDPSGSWSIEYPLNSGKHPLFASGFAVSGFVQDSLRTAWMASASRIEEWQPGNIGLDGNPADPNNPLFKIYKYQLGDVLVTNPDIASWPVDLGAEYHDYNENGVYDPQNGDLPKIYGSGMVWYVINDGVGPQSRLNGSKPMGLEAQVSAFYFDGGASELDHTVFIVYKLINKGIHPINDMVFSLWSDPDLGDSEDDLVGVDSTRSLAYCYNKTTNDASYGSLPPAFGYDFFLGPKEFTGNPQDSIEILGKKQFGYKALGMETFVKYNRGDPTVPDPRTIDEARNYQMGYKFNGSQYDPLTDGTGGTSLDNPKIVYPGLPEQSTGWRDYFQGDKRMMINTKPFNMATGDTQVVVVGYVVGSFLNNLGSLAQLRLNSDGAQSAYNNLLKLVPQQPALGTLQIDMKNQFDQPIQKALVNVTPLGSAVDLNQGLAVNEADGSTSVILYEGDYKVTVIGNPSVWGQLPDTLSKVVSITKSETSELSFVLMEQTGYWEKEWRKDLYTGVIDNWLTKVPGDTTYSLSTKYEWTPNNGAIRIQSSTLKGQWTLQTQVDLSTLENAGVSFALSIKLNASDTFRVQVRNPSMTGWILLDEFRTILNTSFTRHNYYLPSLVSFAEPIEIRFRFIKRSNVSSYISIDDFLIAEDVGVGVESEPVVLPSAFQLLSAYPNPFNPSTTLRWVQSHVGEVNLRVFNLLGQQVMSLPVTRPAGEQTVELDFSRLASGVYLVNAEAQGEQTKPIRVVLIK; this is encoded by the coding sequence ATGCAACAGCCTTTGCTGCTATTGTTAGCATTTGTTTTTTTCTCACAACCCTCTCATGCGAATCAGGGGGATAAAAAATCGGACCCGCCTAAAAGGCAAAGTTCCTTTGTTGACTTTGAATTTTTAGATGCCCCTGCTTACCGGATCTATTTCGAGAACAATGGCAATATTCAGGATCCATCTGGTAGCTGGAGTATTGAGTATCCGCTGAATTCGGGAAAGCACCCCTTGTTTGCGTCGGGGTTTGCGGTTAGTGGTTTTGTTCAGGATAGTCTGAGGACTGCCTGGATGGCCTCTGCTTCCCGCATTGAAGAATGGCAGCCAGGTAACATCGGGTTGGATGGTAACCCGGCGGACCCCAATAATCCACTGTTTAAAATCTATAAATACCAGTTGGGTGATGTATTGGTAACCAATCCGGATATCGCCTCATGGCCGGTGGATCTTGGTGCGGAATACCATGATTACAATGAAAATGGAGTTTACGATCCGCAGAATGGTGATTTACCGAAAATATACGGATCGGGAATGGTCTGGTATGTGATCAATGATGGAGTTGGGCCTCAAAGCCGGTTGAATGGCAGTAAGCCGATGGGTCTTGAAGCACAGGTCTCTGCCTTTTACTTTGATGGTGGAGCATCCGAATTGGATCACACCGTTTTTATCGTTTACAAACTGATCAATAAGGGAATTCATCCAATCAATGACATGGTTTTTTCCCTGTGGTCCGATCCGGATCTCGGAGATTCAGAAGATGATCTGGTGGGTGTGGATTCAACCCGGTCGCTTGCCTATTGCTATAATAAAACCACCAATGATGCCTCTTATGGATCCCTCCCGCCGGCATTCGGTTATGACTTTTTCCTCGGTCCCAAAGAATTTACGGGAAATCCTCAGGATAGCATTGAAATTCTTGGAAAGAAACAGTTTGGATACAAGGCCCTTGGTATGGAGACATTTGTCAAGTACAACAGAGGAGATCCTACAGTTCCGGATCCAAGAACAATTGATGAAGCCAGAAACTATCAGATGGGCTACAAATTCAATGGTTCCCAATACGATCCACTAACAGATGGAACGGGGGGAACATCGTTGGATAATCCGAAAATTGTATACCCCGGATTGCCAGAGCAATCCACTGGTTGGCGGGATTATTTTCAAGGTGATAAACGGATGATGATCAACACCAAACCGTTTAATATGGCCACGGGTGATACACAGGTTGTGGTGGTGGGGTATGTGGTTGGGTCTTTTCTTAATAATCTGGGTAGTCTTGCCCAATTACGTCTGAACTCGGATGGTGCACAGTCGGCATATAATAACCTGCTGAAGCTTGTTCCGCAGCAACCTGCTCTTGGAACGCTGCAAATTGACATGAAAAACCAGTTTGATCAACCCATTCAAAAAGCCCTGGTAAATGTTACACCATTGGGTTCTGCTGTTGATCTGAACCAGGGACTGGCAGTAAATGAGGCAGATGGGTCCACATCGGTCATTTTGTATGAAGGAGACTATAAGGTTACCGTGATTGGCAATCCATCTGTTTGGGGGCAGCTTCCTGATACCCTGTCTAAAGTGGTTTCCATTACAAAGTCAGAAACATCTGAACTCAGTTTTGTATTAATGGAACAGACTGGATATTGGGAAAAGGAGTGGAGAAAGGATCTGTATACCGGTGTAATTGACAATTGGTTGACGAAAGTTCCGGGAGACACCACTTACAGTTTATCGACAAAATATGAATGGACACCCAATAATGGTGCAATCAGAATACAATCAAGTACTTTAAAAGGTCAATGGACACTTCAGACTCAGGTTGATCTGTCGACATTGGAAAACGCTGGTGTTTCATTTGCGCTATCAATTAAACTGAATGCCTCGGACACCTTTCGTGTTCAGGTCCGCAATCCTTCTATGACCGGGTGGATTTTGCTGGATGAATTCCGGACAATCCTTAATACATCGTTTACGCGTCATAATTACTACCTTCCATCATTGGTATCATTTGCAGAGCCAATCGAAATTCGCTTCAGGTTCATAAAGCGTTCAAACGTTTCTTCATATATTTCAATAGATGATTTCCTGATTGCCGAAGATGTTGGCGTAGGCGTCGAATCAGAACCGGTTGTTCTGCCTTCTGCTTTTCAACTCCTGTCGGCGTACCCGAATCCGTTTAACCCGTCGACCACGCTGCGCTGGGTTCAGTCACATGTCGGTGAGGTAAATCTGCGGGTATTTAATCTGCTGGGTCAGCAGGTGATGTCACTTCCGGTAACCCGTCCGGCAGGTGAGCAGACGGTTGAGCTTGATTTCAGCAGGCTGGCATCGGGTGTTTATCTGGTCAACGCCGAAGCCCAGGGCGAACAAACTAAACCGATTCGGGTGGTTTTAATTAAGTAA